The DNA segment TTAAAATTTTAATGGAAACAAATCTTGTgaatatgttaaatataatcAGCTCTGTTGATTCTCACCCCAGCTGGACCAGCGCCACCATGCCCTCAACTTTCAGACTGCCGTGTAAAAGGACACAAAAATTGGGGCTTTTTCCTGCCATCTGACTGGCAGAGGGTTCCTCCTCAAGCTCATCTGTGGCTCCTGTTCCGACTTCATCCACTTCTGAAATCAAGCAAAAATAGTACATGTTGCTAATAACATAAGATCTGACATGTAGTATACTGAGCCCTTTGATTTGAgtctttgaaataaaaaatgatgtgtACATGTTAAGTATGACTGGTAAACATCAGAATATATTCATCTGCTTCGCAAACtattttaaagatttttcttcaaaatgtatttactctAACTTCTCTGGTGCAGTATCAGCAGCTTGTTTGCAGTTTCTCctagttcattttaaatatgtattactGAACAATCTGAGCTAACACTGTGGATAATACCGATTTAGAAACAAGAACATTTAAGTGTGGAGGGTATACAATGCAGctgaaaaaacaattaaaagtgaTCTGATGATCCACAGGGCATGACGTACAGCGGTTTACTTAGAGTAATAAAAGTGTTCAGCACTAACCTTTGTTTACAGCAAAAGGCAGAACCAAGTGTCTGGATATAACAGGAGGACTGGCAATATCAGCAATTTCAATGAAGCCCACAATTTCCaaatctgaaacacacatgaaaattaCTCTGTAGAATGATAGTTTACATTTAActctaaatgaataaatgtgaagcTGGCTGGGTACCTGTATTGACTGCTCGTGGCATGGGCTCCACCTCTTCATCCACCACAATAGGCTCAGGTCGAGGGAACACCTGAACATCTGACGACAGGTTCCCACAGTGCAGGACCGCATGGAAAGGAGAGTATGCATAATCAATCAGCCTCCTGGAGATAAACAAAGATGTAAAATGGTATAAAAGATGCtttaggaaagaaaaaaataagatacAAGTTAATTTACCCAGTAATAGTCATACCCAAACATGGCCTGTACACTCTTCATGCAAAGTGGTCCCTCCATAGTGAAGATCTGTCCATCCCCCCCACTGAGGCGAAGGAGCTCCTCCAGGTTGTCCATGGAATCAGTCATCTGTAACTGCAGGTGCACAAGACAGGAAGTTGCATTTGTAACAGCAATCAAATGTAACGCAAGATTCCAAAATTATACAGAGATGCATATTTGAAAAACTGATACGCACTGGACACAAATGTGAGACATATAACACTGTAGACATTTTAACATAATGTGTCAATACAGAATTACTaaaggaataaaaaacatttacaaaattcTCCCATGGTCACATCTTGGCTTCCTTTAATAATTTAGAAATCCTAAGTACTTCACCATGCAAACACTGTATTGACACATTGACTCTTGTTTACAATCAACAAACATGTCTCTCAGTGAACTAATAGGATGTTCAGATCTTTTTTCGCTTTCATCCCAGTTCAGGGAAGGAGACATGTACAACTTCAAAGTGTCTAGTCAGCTAATCAGTAAAACAGATGCCCCATAACCACTACAGTCTCAAGGAGTCACTGACATTTcataaacacattcatgaatACTATCATCACTCTTTCTGATTCTCCTGCAAACATGGCAGGTTGACAAAACTGACAAACTGCCAATGTTTGTCAACTTTAGGATGTAAAGGATGTAAAGACCCAGTATAGGCCGTCACTTTAAATCCTGTTTATAAGCAGCTGCTTCAGGTTGCATGGTTTCTGATAAAAATTCCCACTTGGTATTAACCTTACTGCATTTGGATAAAGATACaagtaaacagaaaaaaactgttgaacAGGAAACCTAAACAAGGTTATTAGTACCTCCTCTGCATTAGCGACACACATGATGTACAGTTTGGTGGGGAAAGGGAAAGGAAGTGGGAACTTCTTATCATCCGCACGGTGCTTCAGTGTTTGGAGAGCGTGGCGTAGAGAGCCCTTTCCAATACCAAGAGATCCATCAGTAATCAGCATCAACTAGAGGTCATCAAAAAGAGGAATACAAAGTGAGATTAATATTTGTAGGGTTTCTGCACATTAcaagttaaaggttcagtgtgtagaatgtagtgacatctagtggtgaagtttcatgttgcagctgaatacccctcacctcaccctccccttccaaacatgaaagagaacctgtggcagccttcagttgtcataaaaacacaaaaggtgtttagtttgttcagtttggattactgtaaaaaaaaaacatggtggcctccgtagagaggacccgctcccaaGGTAAATATAAcgtgtttaaatataaagggctcattctggggtaaagaaaacaacaatttgtacaattaaGATGAAACGCACaagtgaaaatatcactaggattattttatattcaatttctgccgttagatccctttcatctaaatcctacacactgaacctttaatatatTAAGACCATAACAAATTAAATCTATGACAGAAAGTctagtagagaataacccttgAAACAGCAAGTTATCTCTTAAACTACAGTCCGAGACAGTAGGTATCTATAGTCTTTCCCACAAGCTGAGTGTATTGAGATAAATTCTGACCAGGGTGTTTGTAAACTAACTAATCATTTTAATGTTGATCTTGTTTGAGATTTTATAACAGCCTGCTAACATCTGTATCATTGAGAAAGACCTACAACACATGTAGACACTGAACACCGTGCAtgccacaaacacatttctttaaaaaaaaatggcattAATAATGGTTAACATAATTGAGACCTacctaaatgtatttaagacctactatgaaatattttacatatttaagactttttaaggcccAAAGTTTAGTttcaatttttgttttgtttcaatgcagtgtttcccccccccccccccgtggaaACACTGCATTACTACTCAGAGGAGTGATGAAAGACAGAGAGCTTTCCAAAGTACCTGACAGGGACAGCCACTGCCCCACTCCTGTTGGACGACGTTACTAACGCCTTGAAGAGCTGATTCCACACAGGTCTTGTCATAGTCTTCCAGGCTGCTCAGAGCCTCCTGCACAGAAAAGGACATATTCATTAAATATTCCCTCAAAGCTCAGGTGAGAGAAACCTTCCTTTTGACGTATGAGGCCCACTTTACCTGTAGCGCATTGTAATCTCTGGTGAACGGCACCAGCAGCTCCCAGAGGGAAGAGAAGGCCATCAGAGCCGTGAACTCCAGACGGTAGTTGGAGGCCATGTGTTCAAACAACATGTTGAGTCCGTGCACAGCCAGGTTCTTCCTCTGAAACTCCTCGCTGCCATCCAGTGACACCGGCCGTGTCATGGACAGGGACACGTCCATCAAGACTACGGTAGGCATGGCTCGCTGCTTATACACTCACAACAATGCAGTGGACTTAAAGTGGCCTCCAGTGTGCTCCCACTGAAGGAAAAGACAAGAAGACGACAAATGTGAGAAcgccacaaacacaacactgacgtTCATAAGCTTCTCATCATGTATCGCGatcgtgttggcagctgatcgtaaatcatgatggtggatcctgatagtcgtggtggatcatgatgatggattgtggatcatggtggcatctgatcacggactatgattacaacaagactacTTGACATACAATACGCCAACTCACATATtccaccattactgacaataactcctcaattcatttctTCTCAAGGATGTTGTAAATAATGATATTTTGCTGATATTCATAGTTACACGCAGCATTTATTGCActtcccctgttaatagggttttttgctagtttttcctgactctaaGAGTAAAGCCCAGAGGATatcgcaccttgttaagcactatgagacaaactgtgatctgtgaatatgggctacagaaataacatttgattgagtGATTGATAAATGAAATGAGCAGTCGTCCGTTATCTGGCTTATGACGCCACAGTAGCGGTATTAATGTCAGCGACATCACAAAACAACCATTCAATGACGTTCAAAGctaaaaagaaagtgaaggacacatcacagcagagagCTGGTGGCTAACAGCTGCTAATTTAAGCTAGCGCCCTGCAACAGAACGCCCAAAAGACCAAAGTAAATAAAGGCCCAGTTTCTATTGaacaaatataagaaaataaacaaacacacggTTCAAACTTTGTGTGAACTTGAATTAGCAGAGagtgaaatcaataaatatattaagACATATACATGCCATTCAGTGTTTCGCTCGCCATACACTTCTGTTTTGTGCTGGAGTGAGCAGCGCTATTTCCGTCCGGGTGAAACAAGTGTGCTGTTTATTATAATCCTATGGTTCCTATGTGGggaaatgttcatgtttgtgcGCTAAGAGattaacataaaaacaatcCGGGAGTATCATCAGTGATTTAAACAATACTCGTGTTTACTCGTGCGCATTATAGGTTTGAGTTTAGGGTTTGGATGTTAgctcatatttaaatgtgatgaGCTGGAAAAACAACTGGTCGACgaaagaataaacatttttttcttttcagttcagGGAACATCGGACACGAAGGATCGATCCACTCGATTTCAGCTCTggatataaaaaacaatatattggATTGttgtgtataaaataaaaattagtTGAAGTTCGGCCACTTTTTAAAGGTAAGACAGAGCTCacattgtttctgtgtttactgctgtaaatgataaataacataaatagaGTAAAGGTCTGTCAGGCTGCAGAACCAGTGCTTCAGTGTGAGGACAAGACTCTGTCATAATCCCTTAAGATTTAAGACTGTGATGATGCATATGGTGAAGACTTGAAGagatttttgtttaatttggaTCTGGGATAAAAGTGCactctgtttttattgctgttgctCTCATGTCTGAATAGAAGAAACTTGCTCCATCTGCTGTATAAATTATCTCAAtttcaagctgtttttttctgtccaggGATCAAACGATGTGAAAGATCGGTCGGCTGAAGTTTTGGAGTCTTTCTCTCCACGCCCTGCCTGTGAGGAAGCTGGCCTTGAGctcatgtgtgtatgtttgggAAAATGAATTGTGCAACAGGGAAGAGGCTGAAGCTGAGCTgggttgtgtttctcctctctggGGGTTTCCTCTACCAGCTGACCACCAGTGCCAGACTCTACAGGCCTCAGATTGGAGAGGACCACAGTTCAGCAGAGGCACCGGTGCTGGAGGAACCTGCCACTGCAACTCATGAATTAGAGCCCACAGATCAAACGACGAGTGAGGTGCATGTAGTGAAACATCCGGATACAACAACATCAGATTTGAAAGCATCCACCCCCACTGAATTTCCACCACTGACAACCACAAACCGGACTTTTGTGCACTGCATCTACCTGGCCCCTGAGCCTCCACCAGAGACCCTTGCACCAGCTCCAGTTCCTCCTGAGGCTCCACATATTAGAGGAGAATACCCTAAAGATGTTTTTACTATAGCAGACCGCAGACGAGGCTGGGTGGTCCTCCACATATTTGGGATgatttacatgtttgtgtcacttGCAATTGTGTGTGATGAGTTTTTTGTTCCTGCTCTGGGGGTAATCACAGACAAGTTAGCCATCTCTGATGATGTGGCAGGAGCCACCTTCATGGCTGCTGGAAGATCTGCCCCAAAGTTGTTTGCCTACGTCGTAGGGGTCTTCTTCGCCCACAGCAACGTGGGCATCGGCACGATAGTTGGCTCAGcggttttcaacattttgttcGTGATTGGAATGTGTGCACTGTTTTCTCGGAGGGTGCTTCATCTCACCTGGTGGCCACTCTTCAGAGACGTGTCCTTCTACATACTCGCCCTCATCTTActcatcatcttcttcctgGATAATGTCATAATGTGGTGGGAGAGCATGATGCTGGTGGCCAGTTACTGTCTCTATGTGATCTTCATGAAGTTTAATGTGCAATTAGAGCGGGCCTTCAAGAGCCAACTccacaaacacaagaacatCGTCAAAATCCTTGCTGTGGAGGAACCTGACAAGGTGAGCACGACTGTGACAAATGTTGTTCTGGTCTAAAATCAGATGGAATgcattattttctatttcccaTATTCATTAACTTACAATATCATTGATTGTCATGTACTGGGAGAAATTTGAACAAAGTTGATCTGGATATATTGCATGTTACAACTCTGACTCATCATGAGAACAAAGCTATGgaacttttaaaaataacacagactgtgtgtttgaaagcaaaatgtcaaaaatatataactACTTTATTATCCCTGATCATGGTCAACTCACCAAAGGTCTATTTCCTAGGTGGACATGTCTGCAAGAGAGGGTGGGTCAAAAGACTCTGACAGTAATGATGAAGAcgaaaatgataaaaacagtGAAGATTCCAGTGAAAATGATGAGAACGAAGTGACggtgaaagaagaggagaatgaGGATAAACCTCTGTCTTTAGAGTGGCCTGACACGCGACGCAAACAAGCCACCTCCCTCTTCCTGCTGCCCATAGTCTTCCCTCTGTGGCTCACAGTTCCTGATGTTCGCAGACAGGTGAGAGGCACAAACATCTCTGGGATCATCTGTGGAAACTCAAATACCTGAACACGGTGTGTTTTTGCTTTGGACCAACAGAAATCCAGAAAGTTCTTTGTGGTCACCTTTCTGGGCTCCATTCTGTGGATTGCTGTCTTCTCCTACCTCAAAGTGTGGTGGGCACATCGGGTCAGTGGAGGTTGTAATTCTTATAGGTGACCTTTTAAATGAGTTGCCTTGTTGTCTGCaacaaaatctattttattttatattattctatCATAGTCTGTActctatttttctattttaaatcaTCTGTATTTTCATTGTGTCAAAAATCCTTCAGAAACAGTGTATCCTATAGGTCATATTAAGAGTGTGTCCTGGCTGTAGATTAGATTGAAGACTGAATTTGATAACACTTGCTCTTGTAGATAGGTGAAACCATGGGCGTCTCACATCAGACTCTAATCATCCTGGCTTCAGAGACGTCCGCCCCCGACCTCATTACCAGCGCGATAGTTGCACGTAAAGGTCGTGGTAACATGGCTGTGTCTGGCTCTCTGGGCAGTAACATCTTTGGCATCACTGTGAGGTGAGCTCTCATATTCACGACTAGactaaaaaagaaatcctgatTAACCTACAGCTGACAggtttcttcctccctctgtccttctctctgggtgtttctgtctgttccCCCTGCTCCATCTTATTCCTTTCACAAGTCTGCCAGTCCCATGGCTCCTGCTCTCATCCATCCACAGTTTGGCTCCAGTGGCCGTCAGCAGCAATGGGCTCTTACGTGCCGtgacactcctcctcctcctcatgctcCTCTTTGTCGTCATTATTGCGTCCTGCAAGTGGAGGATGAACAAGATGCTGGGTTTCATCATGCTCCTGCTCTACTTCATCTTCCTGCTGTTTCATTTAAGGGTTCAGTAGCTCAACATTAACTTGCCCCTTACTGTGGTTCAAAGGCCTTAAATCCTCTGTGCATGTTAAATCATATACGCTCatgacacagacagatgaaagTATAACTACTTAAAAGGCAAAATTTACCATAATGTCCAAACATATAATTATCACATTACATCTTGAATCTACTTCtgcttctgcacacacacacaccagcacagtTTAATTCAGGATTAGCCAATAGGAATGCTAGATATGAGTCAGCTGGTCACTGCCAACATAACGTGCCTCGAGTGACACTCTCTGCAGCCTGCAGCATTATAAAGAAGACGACTCACAGAACTCTACACAGAACTGTtatttctcctctcatcttagacctctctgctctgtgatgtAAACATATATGAAACATAGTAGCTGTTTAGAGGAGACATGTTTGTTCATCTTATGATTAATATTAAAGATTGTATGTTATATTTTTCCAGTGAATATTTTTATAGTAGAAAAAGATGACCACTTGCTAGATTTtgttcatttgattatttttacatgtcCACATGCAAGTTGAGAAACATACACTGCTCACTTGAACATTACTGTATACTGacatataaagaaatatatatattttgatcaAATACATGTATAATTAAACATATTATCAATATATTCGATTTTTGatcattctgtttatttttgcctttCATGCTAtatttcttctccttctctacAGTATATATTGTGCCTATATCAATAATTAAATTGTTAACTTTTTCGCTCTGTAaactgctttgtttgttttgttttttgtgattttttaaatatttttcattacGTAATGTGATGGAAATCTAAAAATAccagaggctggaacaccaaatttgtctttgtgtattctaataggggctttctgcagaaaggatcaacacagagagtcgCAGGGATCTCGGAGTGAAGATGCAGAAtagtcaaatgcaaggatcttatataggagaactaacTAATGATTTATtcccttttcatttcatcagcCTTTCACCCTTGAATACATCCAGAAGCGGGAAAGGGAATTCAGAGGTGAGCTGGTcccagcaaacacacaatgcTCCCTGTCCCAGCCCCCAATTTATAATATCTTAGAGCACAATGTTAACTTAAATGACATGAAAGATATTTCCCTGTAAATGCTTATAGACCACCAGTGCAAATGATGGTAGAAGTGGGAATATTACACATCTTTTTCTACCCCCATGCTTTTTCTATATAAATAGGCTCTTAATTAAGCCATACTCCTTATCCGACACACTAGTCCTATTGTTCTATCAGCAAGTTAGAATATTAAGAGCTGCAATTGATCATAGTTTCAAATTTGTAAGTCATTTATCAGGGAAGTTATACTACATCAAATAAAGAGTCAATTTCCCATTTCAAGTTGCCATAACCTAGGAAGACATCTTTGTTATCCTTCTTTTGTCTGATCAACAGTTAAACAGTTTGTCTCAGTGTCAGGTTACAGAAAAGGATTTTACTCAATAGTCGTGCCTATGTAATACAACAACATCAAACCAAAGCACCACTTTCATTTTGTGCTCAATGAAATATTACTATGGTAGGCTCACGATAAAGTGAGAGTGAGACAATGCACATAATCCTCTTAGAAGACCTCAGGTATTAGGTATTATGCTGATCCACTGTGAAGACTTGTCCCGTGTCCTACATAACCCGGTGGCCACTGTTTGcaatagtttggacttttgctAGTGCAACAATATCCAGCTGTAGAAATCTGCTTTTTGGAGACTTTTGCAAAATCTTCACTCAGCGGTAAGTCTGCATTTGTGATTAAACTATCATacaacattttctgtttattttaatcatcaCACAGGTTTTATTTCTCTTAGCATGTAAACATTGACTTTGCTTGGTGTTGTAGTTTATTTACTGGAAGTTCAGTTGTAGTCTTACACATAAAaccatgaaaaatgtaaataatatagTCATAACAGCTTATCTAGGAAGTGCATTGCATGGACAGTTCAGATGTTTGGAAGCATACATTACTTATCTATGATgcttcttttaatttgtttattcttttcaaAGGAGCCGAGGATGTGGCATGAATCAGTCCACTGTAGTTTTAAATCCAGTCACCCCATGGTGTGCTGGGGAGCGAGCAGGACTTGTCATCTACCAAAGCCCATTTATGCAGCTTAATTCGACATAGCCAGTAACCACGCTGCTCTGCAGGACCATGCACTATACACGAAGGAAGAGGCTGCAGCTGAGCCGGGTGGTGTTTCTCCTCTCTGGGGTTTTCCTCTGCACCCTCTACCAGCTGACCATCAGTGCCAGACTGTACGAGCCTCTGCCAAGGCCTCAGATTGTTCAGGACTTTGGAGAAGGTTCAACAGAGGGGGTTGATGAGGTTACAGTGGAGACTCTGGTGCTGGAGGAACCTGCCACTGCAACTCATGAATTAGAGCCCACAGATCAAACGACGACTGAGGTGCATGTGGTGAAACATCCGGATACAACGACGTCAGATTTGAAAGCATCCACCCCCACTGAATTTCCACCACTGACAACCACAAACCGGACTTTCGTGCACTGCATCTACATGGCCCCTGAGCCTCCACCAGAGACCCCTACACCAGAGACCCCCACACCAGAGACCCCCacaccagctccagctcctcctttcaCCACCATCactccagcttctcctcctgagGCTCCACATATTAGAGGAGGATACCCTGAAGATGTTTTTACTATCGCAGACCGCAGACAAGGCTGGGTGGTCCTCCACATATTTGGGATgatttacatgtttgtgtcacttGCCATTGTGTGTGATGAGTTTTTTGTTCCTGCTCTTGGGGTAATCACAGACAAGTTAGCCATCTCTGATGATGTGGCAGGAGCCACCTTCATGGCAGCTGGAGGATCTGCCCCTGAGCTTTTCACCTCTTTGATAGGGGTCTTCATCGCCCACAGCAACGTGGGCATCGGCACGATAGTTGGCTCAgcagttttcaacattttgttcGTGATTGGAATGTGCGCTTTGTTGTCTCGGGAGGTTCTTCATCTCACCTGGTGGCCACTCTTCAGGGACGTGTCCTTCTACATACTCGACCTCATCTTActcatcatcttcttcctgGATAATGTCATAATGTGGTGGGAGAGCATGATGCTGGTGGCCAGTTACTGTCTCTATGTGATCTTCATGAAGTTTAATGTGCAATTAGAGCGGGCCTTCAAGAGCCAACTccacaaacacaagaacatCGTCAAAATCATTGCTGTGGAGGAACCTGACAAGGTGAGAACATGATCCGTCGCTTTTTGTGatgctttatatatatttactggCATAATTTATTTTGGTGTTTAATGTTGTAAACATCAAACATtgcaacaaaaaatatatacactCTCAAAAGGGAAACCAACACATGCACTCATGTATAATCAAAAACTGTTTATTACTAGAATAGAAAACCATATTAGTCATCACTACACATCTCTCATCCGACCTGTGGAGTTAGGTGCAATATATGTCAGAAGAGTGAAATGACACGAACAGAGGCCCTGGTGAACCAAAGCTAATCAGCTGCAGGAGACTAATCCGTAGAGGAGCTCCAGCTCTGTACAAACTGTAGCATCAACATTTACTATGTGTGGCCCTGGTAATTGTGATTGAGGCTTAATTTACACAAGGTAAAGCTACAGTATCTACATGTGCCCACTTTGGGCTTTTGTTGAGCTGGATATAGTTTACTGTTGGAGCTGGGTCCCCAATGAACTaatgttattatatataatatagtaatatTATAGTGTTTTTAATGGTGTAAATGGTAATTTCCCCAAATTGTAGTCCATCAACATTATTCACACATCTtttttattgtcacgtaacacTAACTGAAGTGTGAAATAGCGATGCATCAgattataatgttcagtttatacttaaaggtccagtgtgtaagatttaggtgaaagggatctattggcagaaatttaatataaaataatcctagtgatgttttcactagtgtgtaatcatctaaattgtaaggattgttgttttctttaccctagaatgagccttttttaatgaaaaatctTTATGTTAACATCGGGAGCGGgccctctctacggaggccgccatgtcTTTTTATACATTAGTTCAAACTGGAAAAACCAAACACCTTTcgagtttttatgacaaatgaaGGCTGCCCcaggttctcttccatgtttggaaggggaggtcGAGGTAAGGGGTGTTCAGCTGTACCATGCAACtacaccactagatgtcactacattctacacactgaacctttaaatgtctTTGGTCTATCTCAACCAATGAATGATTATCACTGACAAAACATTGTTGCACGCAGACAAATGGGGGTGATGAAGACaatgctcctcctcctcaaaagGACAAGAACCGGTTAAAGGTAAGAAATCAATCAACCATTCAATGAACTATTGTTCATTATCTTTAGCTGATGTTTTTAATAGCTTCTTGTTTACCTTTCTGCAGTCCCATTTATCTTAGCATCATGCTAATAAGCAATCATCCATCACATGTAAATGCACTTGTTGAATGAATTGACAGGGCTGACCTCCACTCTGACAGGATTGTCTAACAGTGGTGTGTCCCTGTCTGTTACTGCGAGTAGCTGTACTGACCTcaggtgtctctctctccccagttGAGGCCGTCCTTTCAGCGAGGGAGAAGTTCCGCTTCCTTACACAACAGCACCATGAGAAACACCATCTTCCAACTCATGATTCACACGTTAGACCCTCTAGGAGAGGGTGAGTACCATGTCGCCGTGACAACAAGCCAGATACTTGATAACTATGTGTCTTTTCAACTGTTCTTACGACTGTTGGATTAGCAAAGAGTCCTTAATGAAGGCAGCACTAAGTCCAGATTGATACTAAGCAGATAAATACCTCTGATCGTCTATGGAGGGATCCACGCCAAtcatatgtatacatatatatatgattcATTTTGGTTGTATCAGTTACAATACAGAGAAGTAGGAAGATACTGAAGTTAAATCACTGCACTGTTTTTCTCCCACAGCTTTTTCCGACAGACTTTTAAAGGTTGCTTTACAATGCATTGATCATATTAGAATCATCTTTCAGCAATGGTAGAGAATCCTTAGATTTTTCTACCTGTGACCGTGGCCCCTGGCTTTGTCATCCTTCAGGCCTCTGGGCATCAAACTAGCACACTAGTCTGTACAATCTGTATCGACCCACTCCCCTTTATCTGTTGTGCAGATGCATTAAAGCAACTGTATAAATATTGTGTTGCTCATTTAACATAACCTAAATGTGCTGCCAAACAAAAAGACACTAACACAGTGGTTTCTCATGTTTGGTTAATATGAgcacaattaaaagaaaaacaagctttgACTTAAGGTTTAAATGCTGTGAATATCATAATCAAAAAGAATGTTTATAGTTTCCACCTGGCCGACCATGTACTGCACAGTAACTAGCAACCTTGTTTTTTCAGTggtgagaagaagaaagatcTCTCGTTCACTTCCTTTGATAAGCTAATTCTTCCTGTCGTGTCATTGTCCTCTGATGAATTatgctgctgcttgtgttttactttgtggtTAATTCATGATCGCTGCTGTGACTGATTCTTTGTCCTCCATGTGTCACTGAGTAATTGCCGTCATATGGTTCACCACagtgctctgtgtgtttctgcttgtttGATTGTTCGTAGGGAAATTTAAGGAAAAGGCTGAGACTCTGAATAATGTGGCTTGCCGGAAGGAAGACAGCAAAACTCAAGACAAAAGTGAAGGTGACATGGAAGCATCCGCTGGTCATACGACTCATTAAGCTTTCAgattctgtttgtgtctgctgtgtgtgctgctccCTCCATTAATGTAATAAGATAACTTTGTTTTGCCACCcacagaaaatgtgtctttatcATCTTTTCATGTTACTTGGTAGCAGGTG comes from the Hippoglossus hippoglossus isolate fHipHip1 chromosome 6, fHipHip1.pri, whole genome shotgun sequence genome and includes:
- the ints14 gene encoding integrator complex subunit 14; the encoded protein is MPTVVLMDVSLSMTRPVSLDGSEEFQRKNLAVHGLNMLFEHMASNYRLEFTALMAFSSLWELLVPFTRDYNALQEALSSLEDYDKTCVESALQGVSNVVQQEWGSGCPCQLMLITDGSLGIGKGSLRHALQTLKHRADDKKFPLPFPFPTKLYIMCVANAEELQMTDSMDNLEELLRLSGGDGQIFTMEGPLCMKSVQAMFGRLIDYAYSPFHAVLHCGNLSSDVQVFPRPEPIVVDEEVEPMPRAVNTDLEIVGFIEIADIASPPVISRHLVLPFAVNKEVDEVGTGATDELEEEPSASQMAGKSPNFCVLLHGSLKVEGMVALVQLGPEWYGMLYSQADSKKKSNLMMSLFEPGSEPLPWLGKISYLGPISEAPENPYGEDDKSPFPVQPSAKRSYAQNVTVWIKASGLQTDVQKILRNARKLPDKTQTFYKELNRLRKAALAFGFWELLKGVADLLERECTMLPDSAHPDAAFQLSHAAQQLKLASTGDSQYAAFDQNIAPMHTDFSS
- the LOC117763618 gene encoding sodium/potassium/calcium exchanger 1-like yields the protein MFGKMNCATGKRLKLSWVVFLLSGGFLYQLTTSARLYRPQIGEDHSSAEAPVLEEPATATHELEPTDQTTSEVHVVKHPDTTTSDLKASTPTEFPPLTTTNRTFVHCIYLAPEPPPETLAPAPVPPEAPHIRGEYPKDVFTIADRRRGWVVLHIFGMIYMFVSLAIVCDEFFVPALGVITDKLAISDDVAGATFMAAGRSAPKLFAYVVGVFFAHSNVGIGTIVGSAVFNILFVIGMCALFSRRVLHLTWWPLFRDVSFYILALILLIIFFLDNVIMWWESMMLVASYCLYVIFMKFNVQLERAFKSQLHKHKNIVKILAVEEPDKVDMSAREGGSKDSDSNDEDENDKNSEDSSENDENEVTVKEEENEDKPLSLEWPDTRRKQATSLFLLPIVFPLWLTVPDVRRQKSRKFFVVTFLGSILWIAVFSYLKVWWAHRIGETMGVSHQTLIILASETSAPDLITSAIVARKGRGNMAVSGSLGSNIFGITVSLPVPWLLLSSIHSLAPVAVSSNGLLRAVTLLLLLMLLFVVIIASCKWRMNKMLGFIMLLLYFIFLLFHLRVQ
- the LOC117763058 gene encoding sodium/potassium/calcium exchanger 1-like, producing the protein MHYTRRKRLQLSRVVFLLSGVFLCTLYQLTISARLYEPLPRPQIVQDFGEGSTEGVDEVTVETLVLEEPATATHELEPTDQTTTEVHVVKHPDTTTSDLKASTPTEFPPLTTTNRTFVHCIYMAPEPPPETPTPETPTPETPTPAPAPPFTTITPASPPEAPHIRGGYPEDVFTIADRRQGWVVLHIFGMIYMFVSLAIVCDEFFVPALGVITDKLAISDDVAGATFMAAGGSAPELFTSLIGVFIAHSNVGIGTIVGSAVFNILFVIGMCALLSREVLHLTWWPLFRDVSFYILDLILLIIFFLDNVIMWWESMMLVASYCLYVIFMKFNVQLERAFKSQLHKHKNIVKIIAVEEPDKTNGGDEDNAPPPQKDKNRLKLRPSFQRGRSSASLHNSTMRNTIFQLMIHTLDPLGEGKFKEKAETLNNVACRKEDSKTQDKSEDGGGKAEQTKEPEAVENKEQPEDKKEDVPAGDDGSGGLEDSDSDDNCSDEDSDESSEDEDDEEEEEEEEDEDEDENEDEPLSLEWPDTRRKQATYLFLLPIVFPLWLTVPDVRNQKSRKFFAGTFLGSILWIAVFSYLMVWWAHQVGETIGISEEIMGLTILAAGTSIPDLITSVIVARKGLGDMAVSSSVGSNIFDITVGLPVPWFIFSSIHGFAPVVVSSNGLFCAIVLLFLMLLFVIISIASCKWKMNKVLGFTMFLLYFVFLVLSVMLEDRIITCPVSI